One Atribacterota bacterium DNA window includes the following coding sequences:
- the rplO gene encoding 50S ribosomal protein L15: MQINDLKPARGSFHPSKRVGRGVGSGHGKTSCRGHKGQKARSGGQIHPRFEGGQMPLVRRIPKRGFRRVPSEKWEIVNLQAFNVFADGTQVDKKVLKEAGIVKDETAKLKVLAKGVLERKLVVRADAFSEKARLMIEEKGGKAEVA; encoded by the coding sequence ATGCAAATCAATGATTTGAAACCAGCTCGGGGTTCTTTTCATCCTTCCAAAAGGGTAGGACGGGGCGTCGGTTCTGGACACGGTAAGACTTCTTGTCGGGGCCACAAAGGGCAAAAAGCTCGTTCGGGAGGTCAGATTCACCCCAGATTTGAGGGTGGGCAGATGCCTTTAGTACGCCGGATACCGAAAAGGGGTTTTCGTCGGGTTCCTTCTGAAAAGTGGGAAATCGTGAATCTCCAGGCCTTTAATGTTTTTGCTGATGGTACTCAGGTTGATAAAAAGGTTCTGAAAGAGGCAGGAATTGTTAAAGATGAGACGGCAAAGTTGAAAGTGCTGGCAAAAGGAGTGTTGGAGAGGAAACTGGTAGTCAGAGCAGACGCCTTTTCGGAGAAGGCAAGGCTCATGATTGAAGAAAAGGGCGGGAAAGCCGAGGTGGCATGA
- the rpsH gene encoding 30S ribosomal protein S8, with protein sequence MAHTDPIADMLTRIRNALKARETVVKMAASRLKMEVARILKEEGYIKDYQVIVQEGNKKNLVIELKYGPNRERLINGLRRVSKPGLRIYAGKNEIPILLGGMGTVIVSTSQGVMTGKEARHLGVGGEIICFVW encoded by the coding sequence ATGGCCCATACGGATCCTATTGCTGATATGTTAACTCGAATTCGGAATGCCTTGAAAGCTCGTGAAACCGTGGTGAAGATGGCTGCATCCAGGCTAAAGATGGAAGTGGCAAGAATCCTGAAGGAAGAAGGATATATTAAGGATTACCAGGTGATTGTCCAGGAAGGAAACAAAAAAAACCTGGTTATTGAGCTCAAGTATGGCCCGAATCGGGAACGGTTGATTAATGGCTTACGAAGAGTCAGTAAGCCTGGTTTGAGAATTTATGCTGGAAAGAATGAAATACCGATTTTGCTTGGTGGGATGGGTACAGTCATTGTTTCCACTTCGCAGGGAGTCATGACTGGGAAAGAAGCCCGACACCTGGGCGTAGGTGGCGAGATTATCTGTTTTGTCTGGTGA
- the rplR gene encoding 50S ribosomal protein L18, whose protein sequence is MLVKERKALRDRRHRRIRKKIRGTAERPRLCVFRSLRHIYAQLIDDDRGHTLLGVSSLALELKGLTGTKTEVARAVGVLLGKKAVEKGIKAVVFDRGGYEYHGRVKALADGAREAGLVF, encoded by the coding sequence ATGTTAGTGAAAGAGAGAAAAGCGTTGCGAGATAGAAGACATAGGAGGATTCGGAAGAAAATACGAGGCACTGCAGAACGTCCTCGCCTGTGTGTTTTTCGAAGCCTGCGACATATTTATGCTCAGCTTATCGATGATGATCGGGGGCATACGCTTCTTGGGGTTTCTTCTCTTGCTCTAGAGTTGAAGGGTCTCACGGGGACCAAGACTGAGGTTGCCAGGGCTGTGGGTGTTCTCCTCGGTAAAAAGGCTGTGGAAAAAGGGATCAAAGCCGTGGTATTTGATCGGGGAGGATATGAGTATCATGGTCGAGTCAAGGCTTTAGCTGATGGTGCCAGAGAAGCAGGACTGGTATTTTGA
- a CDS encoding type Z 30S ribosomal protein S14 yields MARKAKVERLNKTYRFEVRRRNRCRLCGRPRGYLRKFGICRLCFRMLAGRGEIPGVVKSSW; encoded by the coding sequence ATGGCTCGTAAGGCCAAGGTCGAGAGACTGAATAAAACGTATCGGTTTGAAGTACGACGAAGGAATCGATGTCGGTTATGTGGGAGACCGCGAGGATATTTGCGAAAATTTGGAATCTGCAGGCTGTGTTTCCGGATGTTAGCAGGTCGAGGTGAAATACCAGGCGTGGTTAAATCGAGCTGGTAG
- the rpmD gene encoding 50S ribosomal protein L30, giving the protein MSEKLLRITLVRSPIGRPESHKKTVKALGFRKLYQTMVKEDSPSLRGMIHKVGYLLRVEEIGKEYEVNANQ; this is encoded by the coding sequence ATGAGTGAAAAGCTTTTGAGGATTACTCTTGTACGCAGTCCCATTGGAAGACCTGAGTCGCATAAGAAAACCGTAAAGGCGCTTGGTTTCCGGAAGCTCTATCAGACGATGGTTAAAGAGGATTCTCCCTCTCTGCGGGGTATGATCCACAAGGTTGGGTATCTCTTACGAGTCGAAGAGATTGGGAAGGAGTATGAGGTCAATGCAAATCAATGA
- the rplF gene encoding 50S ribosomal protein L6: MSRIGKKPIEIPKGVDVTITGSKVVVEGPLGKLEREFHPRMKIEREGQMVRVLREGENKLDKSLHGLTRTLVANMIQGVSKGFERALEVNGLGYRVQKKGNNLLLNLGFTHPVEIEPPAGISFEVEGQVIKVKGADKERVGQVAADIRKLRKVEPYKGTGIKYVGEIVRRKQGKATAK, encoded by the coding sequence ATGTCTCGGATTGGGAAAAAGCCAATAGAGATTCCCAAGGGAGTGGATGTAACTATAACTGGTTCCAAGGTGGTGGTCGAAGGTCCCTTGGGAAAGCTGGAGAGAGAATTTCATCCCCGGATGAAAATTGAAAGAGAAGGGCAAATGGTCAGAGTTTTGCGTGAGGGAGAGAATAAACTGGACAAATCTCTTCACGGCCTAACCAGAACCCTGGTTGCCAACATGATTCAGGGAGTTTCAAAGGGCTTTGAAAGGGCTCTGGAGGTTAACGGTCTTGGTTATCGTGTTCAGAAAAAGGGAAATAATCTTCTACTTAACCTTGGTTTTACGCATCCGGTCGAAATTGAACCACCTGCTGGAATCAGTTTTGAGGTAGAAGGACAGGTCATAAAGGTGAAAGGTGCTGATAAAGAGCGGGTAGGACAGGTCGCGGCGGATATTCGTAAACTGCGAAAGGTGGAACCATATAAGGGGACCGGTATCAAATATGTTGGTGAGATTGTGAGACGGAAACAAGGAAAAGCAACCGCGAAGTGA
- the rpsE gene encoding 30S ribosomal protein S5: MGKINPEGLELKERLIAVSRVSKVVKGGKRFRFRALVAVGNGDGIVGIGIGKAKEVPDAVRKAVEKAKKSLFRFPMRKSTITHEVMGQFGSSSVFLKPAAPGTGVIAGGAVRAILEVAGVKDILTKSLGSNNPVNLAQATIKGLLNLKNPEEVALMRGKNVKEMFAREREVVVHE, from the coding sequence ATGGGTAAAATAAACCCTGAAGGATTGGAACTTAAGGAACGCCTCATTGCTGTAAGCAGGGTCAGCAAGGTGGTAAAAGGTGGTAAGCGTTTTCGCTTTAGAGCGCTCGTTGCGGTAGGAAATGGGGACGGGATTGTGGGTATTGGCATCGGCAAGGCGAAAGAAGTTCCCGACGCTGTTCGGAAAGCGGTTGAAAAAGCTAAAAAATCTCTTTTCCGGTTTCCGATGAGAAAGTCTACCATTACCCATGAAGTTATGGGTCAGTTTGGTTCCAGCAGTGTTTTTCTCAAGCCGGCTGCTCCAGGGACTGGAGTTATTGCTGGTGGTGCTGTGCGGGCCATCCTCGAGGTTGCAGGAGTGAAAGACATCTTAACGAAGTCTCTGGGTAGCAATAACCCTGTTAATCTGGCACAGGCTACCATAAAGGGCTTGCTGAATCTTAAAAATCCTGAGGAAGTGGCTCTGATGAGAGGGAAGAACGTGAAGGAGATGTTCGCCAGAGAGAGGGAGGTCGTGGTGCATGAGTGA